The segment CAACTGTGCTGTTGTTGTTTATGATATCACACAAGCTGTACGCCTCTCTGACTGAAAATTGGAAAGTACTTCGCTAACAAGTGTGATAGGCCTCATTGGATAAAGCCAAATCTTGGGTGAAAGAACTTCAACGACAAGCAAACGAAAACATCATCATTGCCTTGGCCGGAAACAAGCTCGATTTAGTTACGGAGCAACCGGATAAACGTGCTATTACTACTGAAGACGCTTCGAATTATGCCAAAGAAGCCGGTTTACTATTTTTCGAAACTTCCGCTAAGACATCTGAGAACGTAAGGGAATTGTTCACGGCAATTGCAAAGAAATTACCATTGGATCAAGCCGGcccaagaaatccaagaGCTGGTGGTCCAAGGGGAACGGGTGTTGATCTTAGGCCCGAAGCGCCAGGAACACAAGCAGGCCCAGGATGTGCTTGTTAAAGAAACTCTGTGATGAATATGTGGTGGAGCATGGGACATATTGGGTGGAATGAACCTTTGATACCAAGAATGAGCTATTGTCGGGACTTTCCACAAATAGTGTTCCTTTTCGAACAAGATTGCTTGGTTGAGGGCAGCATACATGTGGCCACTTCAACATTTACGAAAGCAATCGTTTTTTAATACCTTGATGTCTCTAAATTCTCGTAGGAAGGGGTTTGATGTGCAGCAGATTTCTGCTTGCCAGGCGTGAGGGTTTTCCTtgtttttttccttttgatgAACTAGTTCTTCGGCATTTGGGATGTACGATATGCAATAGAACCATGcatttaaaacaatattttttTCATTGCACAAGAATATGTGCTTAAAGATTGATCACCCATAGGAACTGTTTCAATACTcataaatcaattttttgGACAATATTTCGTAGCCTTGCACATTTGGCTAATGTGAATTCCAACCCTGGGAGTTTCTACATCATCAGCCAAAAAGTGGTGTGGTCCGAGCTTCTGTAAACTTGAAAGTGTTTTTATCTCGAATTGTGTAATTGGCAGAAGAGGACGCGCAGTTTTAACATCACCAACCTCAATAATAACTTATCGCTCCACGCAGCCTGTCATGCTGCGAGTTGGTCTTCGATCTTCGAGGGCGTTGGGTCTCAGATCCAACGTCGTCAGTCCTGGACGTCAATGGAGAGCACAAAATAGCCGGGTGATTTCGGATACTATGGTATGAAGCTTCAAGATATCCTCTCTCGAACAATTAAGTAGCGATATGAATGCTGATAGTTTTTGCAACTCTAGAGAAGTTATGCCGATAAACCAAGTATAACAGACTCGAGATCTCCAGTACTTCCAGGATCTGCCAGCGCGGCTACATCTGAACCATTACCACCTGGAGCAGTAGTAACACCAAATACCGCCCCAACTCCAGCAGCTCCAACTTCTACCACAATTCCTGCGGAAAATGTCCCTCTTACTCCCCCGCCTCCAGGAGTCAAGTCACCAGGGCCTCcccctccatcttccatcccaCCACCTCCCGCACCAAAGCCAAAGAGACGTTTCTTCCGCAAGTTCTTCACaacattatttttattaactACATTGGGCTTCGGTGGAGGAGTTTACTATTCTCGAATCAATGATAATTTCCATGACTTCTTTACCGAATATGTACCTTTCGGAGAAGAAGCGGTCCTTTACTTCGAGGAACAAGAATTTAGAAAACGTTTCCCTTCGATCGCAAATCGAGCTCCAAGACCTCCTAGAGATACCGGCGAACAGGTCAAAATCCCAAGCCAAAGTGGCGTATCATGGAGGGTTGCCAACGAGAACAAGGAATCTACTGGACGTCACACTAGCTCGGCGAAGGACAAGGCGAAGCCATCGGAAGCTGTTCAAACACCACACGACTCAAAGCCAGCCGATAGAGTCAAGGCCGTTGAGCAAGTTAAGAGTGAAAATGCACCAGTAAAGAGCTCTCCAGCTGCTGCTCCCGCCACTTCAGAGTCCAAGTCAAGCAATGTTCAAAGGGATCCAGAAGTCAATGAGCCATCTAGAGCATACAAGAAAATTGAGCGAATTGACCCAATCAACATCCCCAATGGAAACGAGCCTGTAGTTCAAGAATTAGTTAAGATTATGAATGATATCATTGCAGTCGTCAATGCCGACAATGCAAATGCTAGATTTACATCTACTATGGACAAGGCCAAGTCGGAATTGAACAGAGTTGGAGGCAAGATCTTGGCTATGAAGGAGGCAGCATTGAAGGAAGCTGACGAGAAGATTAAGTCTCACGATGGAGAGTTCGATCGTGCTGCTATGCAACTCATGCAAAACTTCAAGAACCAACAAGCAGAGCAGGAAATTCAGTACAGGGCTGAGTACGAAGCCGAGCGCAAGAGAATTCACGAGAACTACGAGAAGAAGCTTAAGTCTGAGCTCGATCGCGCAAATGAGGTCAATGAGCAAAAGCTCAAGAATCTTTTGACAGAACAAGCAGTTGAACTCAAGCGTGCATTCTTGGCTGATGTCAGAAACCGCGTGGAGGAAGAACGTGAAGGCCGCCTCGGAAAGCTTTCCGAGTTGACTAACACCGTCAATGATCTCGAGAAGCTTACCGGTGACTTCAATTCTGTTGTTGACGCAAACCTCAAGACTCAACATCTTCATGTTGCAGTTGAAGCCGTTCGCGCTAATCTCGAAAAGTCTCAAATTCCCCGTCCTTTCACCAGAGAACTTGCTGCCCTTAAGGAAATTGCATCTGATGATCCAGTTGTCAACGCAGCGATTGCATCCATCAACCCAGTCGCTTATCAAAAGGGTGTTCCAAGCTCAGCTGCCCTCATTGATCGTTTCCGTCGTGTTGCATCTGAAGTCCGCAAGGCTTCTTTGTTACCTGAAGAGGCTGGTGTCGCTAGTCATGCTTCAAGTTACGTACTAAGCAAGCTTCTgttcaagaagaagggtTTGGCTACTGGTGATGATGTCGAAAGTATCTTGACTAGAACGGAGACATTCCTTGAGGAGGGCGATTTGGATGGTGCAGCTAGAGAAATGAACGGATTAAAGGGGTGGGCAAAGACTTTGAGTAAGGATTGGTTGGGTGAGGTTAGAAAGGTCCTCGAGGTTCAGCAGGCACTTGACGTAAGTTCTACTTTCAATTTATCCTTCACACTCACTTAGTATTTTAATTACTAACTATTCCCAGGTAATTGCAACCGAAGCAAGATTACAAAGTTTGAGAGTTGAATAGAGCAATAACAAAATTCTTTCCTGTACAATTCTACATGAAGTTCAATAGTTGTGAGAAAGGACGATGACCACGTGTTGGTGGAGAGATCTGTCAGTCATTAATTTTGACTGTTTGTAGAAGTACGGATAGTAAAATTAGAATACATGTACTTTATTACTGCTGATATTATAATGGCGAGATGATTTAGTGCCCCTGCGGTGGAGTCCGAGTTTATAAACCATGAAATAGTGTGAAGTCGAGGTCATCAAGGTGGAAGTAGCAGCGAGTGCTGGTGTGACTGGACGTTTGAACATATACATCAAACTTTTTGGGTATACTCGGATATGGTTCGGATGATGTCTTTCGATTTTAAACGACTGTAAAACACAGACATTCATTTCCTTGATCACATATTACCATTTCTATTCCAACATTTACCTCGCACCTGCAACCCC is part of the Botrytis cinerea B05.10 chromosome 1, complete sequence genome and harbors:
- the Bcmic60 gene encoding Bcmic60 — its product is MLRVGLRSSRALGLRSNVVSPGRQWRAQNSRVISDTMRSYADKPSITDSRSPVLPGSASAATSEPLPPGAVVTPNTAPTPAAPTSTTIPAENVPLTPPPPGVKSPGPPPPSSIPPPPAPKPKRRFFRKFFTTLFLLTTLGFGGGVYYSRINDNFHDFFTEYVPFGEEAVLYFEEQEFRKRFPSIANRAPRPPRDTGEQVKIPSQSGVSWRVANENKESTGRHTSSAKDKAKPSEAVQTPHDSKPADRVKAVEQVKSENAPVKSSPAAAPATSESKSSNVQRDPEVNEPSRAYKKIERIDPINIPNGNEPVVQELVKIMNDIIAVVNADNANARFTSTMDKAKSELNRVGGKILAMKEAALKEADEKIKSHDGEFDRAAMQLMQNFKNQQAEQEIQYRAEYEAERKRIHENYEKKLKSELDRANEVNEQKLKNLLTEQAVELKRAFLADVRNRVEEEREGRLGKLSELTNTVNDLEKLTGDFNSVVDANLKTQHLHVAVEAVRANLEKSQIPRPFTRELAALKEIASDDPVVNAAIASINPVAYQKGVPSSAALIDRFRRVASEVRKASLLPEEAGVASHASSYVLSKLLFKKKGLATGDDVESILTRTETFLEEGDLDGAAREMNGLKGWAKTLSKDWLGEVRKVLEVQQALDVIATEARLQSLRVE